TCTTACAGGCAGAAAAGTCTATGACCACCTTTTTAATGCCGAAGGAAAAATTCTGCATATAGAATTAGCTCGAAAAAACGATCTGATCCTTGTTGCACCAGCTACAGCTAACATAATAGCTAAGATAGCTTGTGGCATTGGAGACGACTTGCTATCAACTCTGTGTTTGGTAGAACCACAGAAATTGCTCATTGTACCTGCTATGAACCATAGAATGTGGAGAAACCCAGCCGTACAGGAAAACCTGAATGTGCTTAAGAAGCGGAACATTGGTGTTCTTTTACCGGAGAGTGGAAAGCTGGCCTGTGGGGAAGAAGGAGAAGGTAGACTACCTGAAGTAGAGAATATAATCGAAAAAATGTTCTATTTTGTATACAACGACAAATTTCTTTTGGGGAAGAAGGTACTGGTCACTGCGGGAGCAACACGTGAATGGGTGGACCCTGTGCGCTATGTTTCTAATCCATCAAGCGGCATCATGGGTTATTCCTTAGCTGCTCAGGCCAAAGCACTGGGTGCGGAGGTTACCTTGATTAGCGGCAAGACTCACCTTCGTGTTCCCGCTTCTGTGGAGAGGGAGGAAATAGACACCGCTTTGCAACTGGCGGAAAAGACTCAAAAGCTTTTTCCGAGCTATGACTTCCTGTTTATGAGTGCAGCGGTTTCGGATTTCAGGCCCGAGACGCAGAAACCTTCGAAGATTAAGAAGCATCAGCAGGAAACGCTTGAACTCCGATTAGTACCTACCCCTGATATCCTTTCGATGGTGAGTAAAACTAAAAGACCTGAGCAAGTGGTGGTGGGTTTTTGCGCTGAAACCGATAATCCTCTTGAAGAGGGTAGGAGGAAGCTGCAGGAAAAAAATCTTGATCTGATAGTTGCCAATTTGGTCGATAAAGACAAATCTGGTTTTGAGGTTTTAACCAACAAGGCCTGGATAATAGACCGCAAGGGTAAAGAAGTGGAACTTCCGCTTCTTGATAAAAGAGACCTGGCAGAAAAGATTTTTTTGCATTTAAAAGACTTCCTGCAACAGTAATGCTTTTGGCACAGGTTGCTTTGCCAGTACCCCTTTTCCAAACTTTTTCTTACCTCGTTCCAGAAAGGTTTATCAACGAAATAATTCCTGGAAGCATTGTTCAGGTAGAATTTCATTCTCGAAAGCTAACTGGAGTGGTAGTTGAGCTTGCCGAATACCACGACGTGGAGAACTTTAAGGAAATCTTGCAGCCTTTACCTTTGCAGCCATTGACGACTGCTTACCTTGATCTGGCAAAAAGACTCTCCATAGCTTTCTTTGCGCCGTTTGGCGAAATATTAGCTCTGTATGTTCCCAAAGTAAGCACCCTTAAGAGAAGTGCTCTACCGAGTAAGGAATCTTGTCCTCGGGATTGTTTCCTGCCTCACAAGCAGTTCCTATGTTGTCAACTGGCCTTTGAAGAAGACCGATTACGTTTTTTAAAGCAGTTTCTGCGGGAACGTGTTGCAGAAAAAAAAGAGAAAGTTCACCTCGTTTTTCCCGAGCTTGCGATGCTGGACCGCTATGTAGAGTTTATACAGGAAAACTTTCCAGGTTTGAAGCTCATTCGCTTTGATAGCAGAGTATCCCCTTCCAAAAGACTCAAGCTTCATCAAGAGGCTGTAGCCGGAACTTTTGACATTATCGCAGGGTCATGTCTTTCTCTCTTTCTACCAACCCAGGGCATTCATAATTACCTTATTATCGACCCTGAAGAGCGAGGTCACTTTTCTTCGAAACATCCTTATTACAATTCCCTGACTATTCTGGAGGCCAAAGTCAAA
This portion of the Thermatribacter velox genome encodes:
- the coaBC gene encoding bifunctional phosphopantothenoylcysteine decarboxylase/phosphopantothenate--cysteine ligase CoaBC, with translation MIYHPSNLWKNKNILVGICGGIAAFKIAHLVSYLVKSGANVQVVMTDNAQYFVGKSTFEALTGRKVYDHLFNAEGKILHIELARKNDLILVAPATANIIAKIACGIGDDLLSTLCLVEPQKLLIVPAMNHRMWRNPAVQENLNVLKKRNIGVLLPESGKLACGEEGEGRLPEVENIIEKMFYFVYNDKFLLGKKVLVTAGATREWVDPVRYVSNPSSGIMGYSLAAQAKALGAEVTLISGKTHLRVPASVEREEIDTALQLAEKTQKLFPSYDFLFMSAAVSDFRPETQKPSKIKKHQQETLELRLVPTPDILSMVSKTKRPEQVVVGFCAETDNPLEEGRRKLQEKNLDLIVANLVDKDKSGFEVLTNKAWIIDRKGKEVELPLLDKRDLAEKIFLHLKDFLQQ